The Hymenobacter sp. DG01 genome has a segment encoding these proteins:
- the rplX gene encoding 50S ribosomal protein L24: MATKTKATPAKLHVKTGDTVLVISGDEKGKTGVIKSVNRSTQRVIVEGLNLATKHNKPSAKNPQGGITKIEAPIHVSNVKRVESTNA; encoded by the coding sequence ATGGCAACGAAAACGAAAGCAACGCCCGCGAAACTGCACGTAAAAACCGGCGACACCGTTCTGGTGATTTCCGGTGACGAGAAAGGCAAAACCGGTGTAATTAAATCGGTGAACCGTTCTACGCAGCGTGTTATCGTGGAAGGCCTAAACCTGGCGACCAAGCACAACAAACCCAGTGCGAAGAACCCCCAGGGCGGCATCACCAAGATCGAGGCACCGATTCACGTGAGCAACGTGAAGCGCGTTGAATCGACCAACGCCTAA
- the rpsC gene encoding 30S ribosomal protein S3, whose product MGQKVNPVGFRLGVIKGWDSNWYGGKDFADKLVEDEKIRKYINARIPKGGISRIVIERTLKRVTITINTARPGVVIGKGGAEVDKIKDELKQITGKDVQINIFEIKRPELDAKLVGESIAQQLQARISFRRAMKMAIQAALRVGAEGIKIQCGGRLGGAEIARSEQYKEGRTPLHTLRADIDYALSEAQTVYGKIGIKVWVMRGEVFGKPDLSPNQQPAGSQGGESRGNDRGPRGERGDRGGDRGPRRDRNDRGGEGRGGDNRGGQGGGQRRGGGPGQNRGGQGGGAPRR is encoded by the coding sequence ATGGGACAGAAAGTAAATCCGGTTGGCTTCCGTCTGGGCGTCATCAAAGGATGGGACTCGAACTGGTACGGCGGCAAGGACTTTGCCGACAAACTGGTTGAGGACGAAAAAATCCGCAAATACATCAACGCTCGTATCCCGAAAGGTGGCATCAGCCGCATCGTAATCGAGCGTACGCTGAAGCGCGTTACCATTACTATCAACACGGCTCGTCCGGGTGTTGTAATCGGTAAAGGTGGTGCTGAAGTTGACAAGATCAAGGACGAGCTGAAGCAGATTACTGGCAAAGACGTTCAGATCAACATCTTCGAGATTAAGCGTCCGGAACTCGACGCTAAGCTGGTAGGTGAGAGCATTGCTCAGCAGCTCCAGGCTCGTATCTCGTTCCGTCGCGCTATGAAAATGGCGATTCAGGCTGCGCTGCGTGTTGGTGCCGAAGGCATTAAGATCCAATGCGGTGGCCGTCTGGGCGGTGCTGAAATTGCTCGCTCGGAGCAATATAAAGAAGGCCGTACTCCACTACACACCCTGCGTGCTGATATCGATTATGCTCTGTCGGAAGCTCAGACGGTGTATGGCAAAATTGGCATCAAAGTGTGGGTTATGCGTGGTGAGGTGTTCGGTAAGCCCGACCTCTCCCCGAACCAACAGCCTGCCGGTAGCCAAGGCGGCGAAAGCCGTGGCAACGACCGTGGCCCGCGCGGCGAGCGTGGTGACCGGGGTGGTGACCGTGGCCCACGTCGTGACCGGAATGACCGAGGCGGCGAAGGCCGTGGCGGTGACAACCGGGGCGGCCAAGGTGGTGGACAGCGTCGCGGTGGCGGCCCTGGCCAAAACCGTGGCGGTCAGGGCGGTGGTGCTCCCCGTCGCTAG
- the fusA gene encoding elongation factor G, translating into MAVNKDLQYLRNIGIMAHIDAGKTTTSERILYYTGKTHKIGEVHEGAATMDWMEQEQERGITITSAATTTFWNYPTVQGDPTPETKQYKINLIDTPGHVDFTVEVERSLRVLDGAVALFCAVSGVEPQSETVWRQADKYKVPRICFVNKMDRAGADFFKAVSEIKEKLGANPVPLQIPIGAEDTFKGVVDLLTGKAIVWDDATQGKTYKEVEVPEDLVDTVAEWREKLVESVAEYDDTLMEKFFEDPDSITREEMMTVIRKAVIDMKFSPVMCGSAFKNKGVQAMLDAVMAYLPSPLDMPAIIGTNPDTGEEIERHPDNDEPFTALAFKIATDPFVGRLCFFRCYSGQLDAGSYVFNNRTGKKERISRLMQMHSNKQNPIDKIQAGDIAAGVGFKDIKTGDTLTDEKSRVVLESMSFPEPVIGYAIEPKTQADVDKMGMAIAKLVEEDPTLVVQTDQETGQTVLRGMGELHLEIIIDRMRREFKVEINQGAPQVAYKEVLTKKVEHRETYKKQTGGRGKFGDIVFELGPKETDPEKPGLEFVNDITGGVIPREFIAPVQKGFEEAMKNGPLAGFPLDNMKVRLFFGSYHDVDSDALSFELAARGGFREAAKQAGPKLLEPIMAVEVVTPDEYTGSVTGDLNRRRGIMKGMDTKGGANVVKADVPLSELFGYVTSLRTITSGRASASLTFSHYDQVPTNLAEGIIAKQKGNAIR; encoded by the coding sequence ATGGCTGTTAATAAAGATCTGCAATACCTCCGGAACATCGGGATTATGGCGCACATCGACGCCGGTAAGACCACCACGTCGGAGCGCATTCTCTACTACACCGGTAAAACCCACAAAATCGGGGAGGTGCACGAAGGTGCTGCCACGATGGACTGGATGGAGCAGGAGCAGGAGCGTGGTATCACCATCACGTCGGCCGCTACTACTACCTTCTGGAACTACCCGACCGTACAGGGCGACCCGACTCCGGAGACCAAACAATACAAAATCAACCTGATCGACACTCCCGGTCACGTGGACTTCACCGTGGAGGTGGAACGTTCGCTGCGTGTTCTGGACGGTGCCGTAGCTCTGTTCTGTGCCGTTTCGGGCGTAGAGCCGCAGTCGGAAACCGTTTGGCGTCAGGCTGACAAATACAAAGTACCGCGCATCTGCTTCGTGAACAAGATGGACCGCGCTGGTGCTGACTTCTTCAAGGCCGTATCGGAAATTAAGGAGAAGCTGGGTGCTAACCCTGTGCCTCTGCAAATCCCGATTGGCGCTGAGGATACCTTCAAAGGCGTAGTTGACCTGCTGACTGGAAAAGCCATCGTATGGGACGACGCTACCCAGGGCAAAACCTACAAGGAAGTGGAAGTTCCCGAAGACCTCGTGGACACCGTTGCCGAGTGGCGTGAGAAGCTCGTGGAAAGCGTAGCCGAGTATGATGACACCTTGATGGAGAAATTCTTCGAGGATCCGGACAGCATCACCCGCGAGGAAATGATGACGGTAATCCGCAAAGCGGTTATTGACATGAAGTTCTCGCCGGTAATGTGCGGCTCAGCCTTCAAAAACAAGGGTGTTCAGGCTATGCTGGACGCTGTTATGGCCTACCTGCCTTCGCCGCTGGACATGCCCGCCATCATCGGTACCAACCCCGACACTGGTGAGGAAATCGAGCGTCACCCCGACAACGACGAGCCCTTCACAGCTCTGGCGTTTAAGATTGCTACCGACCCCTTCGTAGGTCGTCTGTGCTTCTTCCGTTGCTACAGCGGTCAGTTGGATGCTGGTTCGTACGTGTTCAACAACCGTACGGGCAAGAAAGAGCGTATCTCGCGCCTGATGCAGATGCACTCCAACAAGCAGAACCCCATTGACAAAATCCAGGCTGGTGACATTGCTGCGGGCGTTGGTTTCAAAGACATCAAAACTGGTGATACGCTGACCGACGAGAAGTCGCGCGTAGTACTGGAGTCGATGTCGTTCCCTGAGCCCGTTATCGGTTACGCTATTGAGCCGAAAACTCAGGCTGACGTGGATAAGATGGGTATGGCTATTGCCAAACTCGTAGAAGAAGACCCCACCCTCGTGGTACAGACCGACCAGGAAACTGGTCAGACCGTACTGCGTGGTATGGGTGAACTTCACCTTGAAATCATCATCGACCGTATGCGTCGTGAGTTCAAGGTTGAAATCAACCAGGGTGCTCCTCAGGTAGCCTATAAGGAAGTTCTCACCAAGAAGGTGGAACACCGCGAAACCTATAAGAAGCAGACCGGTGGTCGTGGTAAATTCGGTGATATCGTGTTCGAACTGGGCCCGAAAGAAACCGACCCCGAGAAGCCTGGCCTGGAGTTCGTGAACGATATCACGGGTGGTGTAATCCCCCGCGAATTCATTGCTCCGGTACAGAAAGGTTTCGAAGAAGCTATGAAGAACGGCCCGCTGGCTGGCTTCCCGCTGGACAACATGAAAGTGCGTCTGTTCTTCGGTTCTTACCACGATGTGGACTCGGACGCTCTGTCGTTCGAACTCGCTGCTCGTGGTGGCTTCCGCGAAGCTGCCAAGCAAGCTGGTCCGAAACTGCTCGAGCCCATCATGGCCGTTGAAGTAGTAACGCCGGATGAGTACACGGGTTCGGTAACCGGTGACTTGAACCGTCGTCGGGGCATCATGAAAGGCATGGACACCAAAGGCGGTGCTAACGTGGTAAAAGCTGATGTTCCGCTGTCGGAGCTGTTCGGCTACGTAACCTCGCTGCGTACCATCACTTCGGGTCGTGCTTCGGCCTCGCTGACCTTCTCGCACTACGACCAGGTTCCCACGAACTTGGCTGAAGGCATCATCGCTAAGCAAAAGGGTAACGCCATCCGCTAA
- the rplB gene encoding 50S ribosomal protein L2, translating into MALKKLRPTSPGQRFRIAPAFDEITASTPEKSLLAPLKNSGGRNNSGKMSNRYIGGGHKAKYRIIDFKRDKATVPATVKTIEYDPNRTARIALLQYADGEKRYIIAPAGLAVGATVVSGSGVAPEVGNALPLREIPLGTIVHNIELMPGGGAAMARSAGTYAQLVAREDKYATLKLPSGEMRMVLVTCMATVGTVSNGDHMNVRLGKAGRNRWLGRRPRVRGVAMNPVDHPMGGGEGKSSGGHPRSRNGIFSKGQKTRNKNKYSENLIVSRKGKK; encoded by the coding sequence ATGGCACTCAAAAAACTAAGACCAACATCACCGGGTCAGCGCTTCCGCATCGCCCCGGCCTTCGACGAGATTACCGCGTCGACGCCGGAGAAGTCGCTGTTGGCACCCCTCAAAAACTCCGGTGGCCGTAACAATTCGGGCAAAATGTCCAACCGCTACATCGGCGGTGGTCACAAAGCCAAATACCGTATCATCGACTTCAAGCGTGACAAGGCCACGGTGCCCGCTACGGTGAAGACGATTGAGTACGACCCCAACCGCACCGCCCGTATTGCCCTGCTGCAGTACGCCGATGGTGAGAAACGCTACATCATTGCTCCCGCCGGCTTGGCCGTGGGTGCTACCGTTGTATCGGGTTCGGGCGTAGCTCCGGAAGTAGGCAATGCCCTGCCCCTGCGCGAAATTCCGCTGGGTACCATCGTACACAACATCGAGCTGATGCCCGGTGGTGGTGCTGCTATGGCCCGCTCGGCTGGTACTTACGCCCAGTTGGTAGCCCGCGAAGACAAGTACGCCACCCTGAAACTGCCTTCCGGCGAAATGCGCATGGTACTGGTTACCTGCATGGCTACGGTAGGCACCGTTTCTAATGGCGACCACATGAACGTACGTCTCGGCAAGGCTGGTCGTAACCGGTGGTTGGGTCGTCGTCCGCGCGTACGTGGTGTGGCTATGAACCCTGTCGATCACCCCATGGGTGGTGGTGAAGGTAAGTCGTCGGGTGGTCACCCGCGCAGCCGTAACGGTATCTTCTCGAAAGGCCAGAAGACCCGTAACAAGAACAAGTATTCCGAGAACCTGATCGTAAGCCGGAAAGGCAAGAAATAA
- the rpsQ gene encoding 30S ribosomal protein S17, producing MASNEEQQATTATERNLRKEIIGRVSSSKMDKSITVVVESKMKHPIYGKFVTKSTKFMAHDENNECGEGDTVRIMSTRPLSKNKRWRLVEIVERAK from the coding sequence ATGGCAAGCAACGAAGAACAGCAGGCAACCACCGCTACTGAGCGGAACCTGCGCAAAGAAATCATCGGGCGTGTTTCCTCTTCCAAGATGGACAAATCCATCACGGTAGTAGTGGAAAGCAAAATGAAGCACCCCATCTACGGCAAGTTCGTTACCAAGTCGACCAAATTCATGGCTCACGACGAGAACAACGAATGTGGCGAAGGGGATACGGTCCGCATCATGTCGACTCGCCCCCTGAGCAAGAACAAACGCTGGAGACTGGTAGAAATCGTAGAACGCGCCAAGTAA
- the rpmC gene encoding 50S ribosomal protein L29 encodes MKNTEIRALSLEDLKNQIKTEQTNGQTLRFAHAISPLENPIRLKQARKNVARLLTELKRRENEQATNSAN; translated from the coding sequence ATGAAGAACACCGAAATCCGCGCCCTCTCCCTGGAGGACCTCAAAAATCAAATCAAGACGGAGCAGACTAATGGCCAGACCCTGCGCTTTGCGCATGCCATCTCGCCCTTGGAAAACCCGATCCGTTTGAAGCAAGCCCGCAAAAATGTCGCCCGTCTGCTGACCGAGTTGAAGCGTCGCGAGAACGAGCAGGCAACTAACTCTGCTAACTAA
- the rplD gene encoding 50S ribosomal protein L4, whose product MELSVINIKGEDTGRKVTLSDAIFGLEPNEHVMYLDVKQYLANQRQGTHKSKQRNEVHGTTKKLKKQKGTGGARAGSMKSGVFVGGGRIFGPQPRDYGFKLNKKTKRLARLSALSSLAKDGKVAVVENITLSAPKTKEFAAILADLKLNNGRKTLLVTGSVDKNVVLSARNIQRVSVATPVALNTHDLLNTDTLLLSEDGLSALEQLYTTAE is encoded by the coding sequence ATGGAACTGTCAGTAATTAACATCAAAGGCGAGGACACCGGCCGTAAGGTTACCCTGTCCGACGCCATCTTCGGCCTCGAGCCGAATGAGCACGTGATGTACCTCGACGTGAAGCAGTACTTGGCTAACCAGCGCCAAGGCACGCACAAGTCGAAGCAGCGTAACGAAGTACACGGCACTACTAAAAAGCTGAAAAAGCAAAAAGGTACTGGTGGCGCCCGTGCTGGCTCCATGAAGTCAGGTGTATTCGTAGGTGGCGGCCGTATTTTCGGTCCCCAGCCCCGTGACTATGGCTTCAAGCTGAACAAGAAAACCAAGCGTCTGGCCCGCCTGTCGGCTCTTTCTAGCCTGGCTAAAGACGGCAAGGTAGCCGTAGTGGAAAACATCACGCTGTCGGCTCCTAAAACCAAGGAGTTTGCTGCCATCCTAGCTGATCTGAAGCTGAACAATGGCCGCAAGACCCTGCTGGTAACTGGCTCGGTTGACAAGAATGTGGTGCTGTCGGCCCGCAACATTCAGCGAGTGAGCGTGGCTACCCCCGTAGCCCTGAACACCCACGACCTGCTGAACACCGACACCCTGTTGCTGTCGGAAGATGGGTTGAGCGCACTGGAACAACTCTATACCACTGCTGAGTAA
- the rplW gene encoding 50S ribosomal protein L23, giving the protein MSILKKPIVTEKATGLNEKSQYAFEVAIDANKVQIKKEIEQLYGVTVTGISTIRTIGKVKSKFTKGGAVSGRRPHGKKAIVTVKEGDVIDFYSGL; this is encoded by the coding sequence ATGAGCATCCTGAAGAAACCCATCGTAACTGAAAAGGCTACGGGTCTGAACGAGAAAAGCCAGTACGCTTTCGAAGTGGCTATCGACGCCAACAAGGTTCAGATCAAAAAAGAGATTGAGCAACTGTACGGAGTGACGGTAACGGGCATCAGCACCATCCGCACCATCGGCAAGGTGAAATCGAAATTCACGAAAGGCGGTGCCGTTTCTGGCCGTCGCCCTCATGGCAAAAAAGCCATCGTGACCGTGAAAGAAGGCGACGTTATCGACTTCTACAGCGGCCTGTAA
- the rpsS gene encoding 30S ribosomal protein S19, producing MARSLKKGPYIDFRLEKKVSAMDESGKKSVVKTWSRRSMISPDFVGHTFAVHNGNKFIPVYVTENMVGHKLGEFAPTRNFRGHIAKKDKGKR from the coding sequence ATGGCACGTTCACTAAAAAAAGGGCCGTACATTGACTTCCGGCTCGAGAAGAAAGTATCGGCAATGGACGAATCCGGCAAAAAATCGGTGGTGAAGACCTGGTCGCGCCGCTCGATGATTTCGCCTGATTTCGTTGGCCACACCTTCGCCGTGCACAACGGCAATAAGTTCATCCCGGTGTATGTAACGGAGAACATGGTAGGACACAAACTCGGCGAGTTTGCCCCGACCCGTAACTTCCGTGGCCACATCGCCAAGAAAGATAAAGGCAAGCGCTAA
- the rplN gene encoding 50S ribosomal protein L14: MIQQESRLTVADNSGAKEVLCIRVLGGTGKKYASVGDKIVVAIKSALPSGNAKKGAVSKAVVVRTKKEIRRKDGSYIRFDDNAAVLLNNNDEPRGTRIFGPVARELREKQFMKIVSLAPEVL; the protein is encoded by the coding sequence ATGATACAGCAAGAATCCCGTCTGACCGTCGCTGATAATAGCGGCGCCAAAGAAGTTCTCTGCATTCGTGTCCTCGGTGGCACGGGCAAGAAATACGCCAGTGTAGGCGACAAGATTGTAGTAGCAATCAAGTCGGCTCTGCCCTCCGGTAACGCCAAGAAAGGTGCCGTATCGAAAGCCGTAGTAGTTCGGACGAAAAAGGAAATCCGTCGTAAAGACGGTTCCTATATCCGTTTCGACGATAACGCAGCGGTACTGCTCAACAATAACGACGAGCCCCGCGGTACTCGCATCTTCGGCCCCGTGGCCCGCGAACTGCGCGAAAAGCAGTTCATGAAGATTGTTTCGCTGGCTCCTGAAGTTCTCTAA
- a CDS encoding O-antigen ligase has protein sequence MASGLVSSDANWGEFQQDIVLQLPFLILPLAFWLLPPLPAPTLRGLWLSLVGAAVVAALLSTVNYILHFEQINELYLHSKVMPTEPDHIRFSLIITLAIAAGGVLLWHQSVTGIGKKLLAGAVLFLALYLHLLAVRSGLLTFYFLGGVGCLWLIVRRRHYYQALRLAAGLLLLPVLSYVCFPTFRNKSANTREDVGRVEHTASANNYSLVGRVYSYKVALKVIEDNLWFGVGKADIKAEMAVHYRRDYPTIQPEAYIQPHNQYLYSTVAFGVVGLLLFIIGFYYPGLSMWPRHAPLLLAQYIITTLSFLVEYTLETQIGLAFALFFLLLALEGCKAPTSPEQEWRPA, from the coding sequence TTGGCATCAGGACTGGTAAGCTCAGATGCAAACTGGGGCGAGTTTCAGCAGGATATAGTGCTGCAGCTACCATTTCTGATTTTGCCACTAGCCTTCTGGCTGCTACCGCCCCTGCCTGCCCCAACTCTCCGGGGACTGTGGCTCTCCCTTGTCGGAGCCGCCGTAGTAGCAGCCTTGCTCAGTACAGTCAACTACATCCTGCACTTCGAGCAAATCAATGAGTTGTATCTGCACTCCAAGGTGATGCCCACTGAGCCGGATCATATTCGCTTTAGCCTGATTATTACTCTCGCTATTGCTGCCGGCGGGGTGTTATTGTGGCACCAGAGCGTAACAGGGATTGGCAAGAAGCTACTCGCGGGAGCAGTGCTTTTTCTGGCGCTTTACCTACACCTGCTGGCCGTGCGCAGTGGTCTGCTGACGTTCTACTTTCTGGGAGGGGTAGGGTGCTTATGGCTTATTGTGCGCCGGCGGCACTACTACCAGGCCCTACGACTGGCAGCCGGGCTATTGCTGCTGCCGGTGTTGAGCTACGTGTGTTTTCCAACATTCCGGAACAAGTCAGCAAATACTCGCGAGGATGTCGGTCGTGTAGAGCATACTGCTTCTGCCAATAATTATTCGTTGGTAGGACGAGTGTATTCTTACAAAGTGGCTTTGAAGGTTATTGAGGATAATCTATGGTTCGGGGTAGGCAAGGCAGATATTAAAGCAGAAATGGCTGTGCATTACCGCCGCGACTACCCCACTATTCAGCCCGAAGCCTATATCCAGCCTCACAATCAATACCTGTATTCCACGGTGGCGTTTGGCGTGGTTGGGCTGCTGTTGTTTATCATCGGCTTTTACTACCCAGGGCTGAGCATGTGGCCCCGGCATGCTCCTTTGCTGCTGGCCCAGTACATTATTACTACCCTGTCGTTTCTGGTTGAGTACACGCTGGAAACCCAGATAGGGCTGGCTTTTGCCCTGTTTTTCCTGCTGCTGGCACTAGAGGGATGCAAAGCCCCCACAAGCCCAGAGCAAGAGTGGCGCCCAGCCTAG
- the rplC gene encoding 50S ribosomal protein L3, translating into MPGIIGKKIGMTSLFTPDGKNIPVTLIEAGPCVVTQVKTIETDGYTAIQLGYGEKKAKNTTKALAGHFAKAGTTPKKKLVEFRTDEASSFTAGSTIDATLFEEGEFVDVVGTSKGKGFQGVVKRYNFAGVGGQTHGQHNRGRHPGSIGACSWPSRVFKGMRMGGRMGNDRVKVQNLKVMRIVADKNLIVVSGSVPGAKNSFVVLEK; encoded by the coding sequence ATGCCTGGCATCATCGGTAAAAAAATCGGTATGACAAGCCTCTTCACTCCGGACGGGAAGAACATCCCTGTTACGCTCATTGAAGCGGGTCCGTGCGTAGTGACGCAGGTTAAGACCATCGAAACGGACGGCTATACGGCCATCCAGCTCGGCTACGGCGAAAAGAAGGCGAAGAATACCACCAAAGCACTGGCTGGTCACTTCGCTAAAGCCGGAACCACTCCCAAGAAAAAACTCGTTGAGTTCCGCACTGACGAGGCCAGCTCCTTCACGGCTGGTTCCACTATCGATGCTACCTTGTTTGAAGAAGGTGAGTTCGTTGATGTGGTAGGCACCTCAAAAGGCAAAGGTTTCCAGGGCGTTGTAAAGCGCTACAACTTTGCTGGTGTAGGTGGTCAAACGCACGGCCAGCACAACCGCGGCCGTCACCCCGGTTCTATCGGTGCCTGCTCTTGGCCCTCTCGCGTGTTCAAAGGCATGCGCATGGGTGGCCGTATGGGCAACGACCGGGTGAAAGTGCAGAACCTGAAGGTGATGCGCATTGTAGCCGACAAAAACCTCATCGTGGTGAGCGGCTCGGTTCCCGGTGCCAAGAACTCTTTCGTGGTCCTGGAAAAATAA
- the rplV gene encoding 50S ribosomal protein L22 has translation MEAVAKLRNVPTSPRKMRLVANLVRGQKVTRALGLLKFEANSGAARVEKLLLSALANWQQKNEDERIEDANLYIKEIFVDEGRQLKRLRPAPQGRGHRIRKRSNHVTLVIDSKVEPLGSKAAAKQAAETKPAATVVDEAPKKIRRSSAKKSNETTAEATA, from the coding sequence ATGGAAGCAGTAGCTAAACTCCGTAACGTGCCCACCTCGCCGCGCAAAATGCGCTTGGTGGCCAACCTGGTGCGCGGTCAGAAAGTAACCCGTGCCCTCGGCCTGCTGAAATTCGAGGCTAACTCAGGTGCTGCCCGTGTTGAAAAGCTGCTCCTGTCGGCCCTGGCTAACTGGCAGCAGAAAAATGAGGACGAGCGTATCGAAGATGCCAACCTCTATATCAAAGAGATTTTCGTGGACGAAGGCCGCCAGCTGAAGCGTCTGCGCCCCGCCCCCCAGGGTCGTGGCCACCGTATTCGCAAGCGTAGCAACCACGTAACGCTGGTTATTGACAGTAAAGTAGAGCCCCTCGGCAGCAAAGCTGCTGCTAAACAGGCTGCTGAAACTAAACCAGCTGCTACGGTTGTTGACGAGGCTCCCAAGAAAATTCGTCGCAGCTCGGCTAAGAAATCCAACGAAACCACGGCAGAAGCCACCGCATAA
- the rplP gene encoding 50S ribosomal protein L16, with protein sequence MLQPKRTKYRKMQKGRVHGLAHRGSSIDFGSFAIKSLEQAWITARQIEAARIAMTRAMKREGQVWIRIFPDKPITKKPAEVRMGKGKGSPEYWVAVVKPGTILFESDGVSLEVAQESLRLAAQKLPVRTSFVVRRDYQEA encoded by the coding sequence ATGTTACAACCGAAAAGGACCAAGTATCGCAAGATGCAAAAGGGTCGCGTGCATGGCTTAGCCCACCGCGGCAGCTCCATTGACTTCGGTTCGTTCGCTATCAAGTCGCTGGAACAAGCATGGATTACGGCTCGCCAGATTGAGGCTGCTCGTATTGCCATGACCCGCGCCATGAAACGCGAAGGTCAAGTATGGATCCGCATTTTCCCGGATAAGCCTATCACTAAGAAGCCCGCTGAGGTTCGTATGGGTAAGGGTAAAGGTTCGCCCGAGTATTGGGTGGCCGTAGTGAAGCCCGGCACTATCCTGTTCGAATCCGACGGTGTTTCGCTGGAAGTGGCGCAGGAGTCGCTGCGTCTGGCTGCTCAGAAGCTGCCGGTACGTACCTCGTTTGTTGTTCGTCGCGACTATCAAGAAGCTTAA
- the rpsN gene encoding 30S ribosomal protein S14: MAKESMKARERKRIATVARYAEKRKALKEAGDYEALDKLPRNASPVRLHNRDKIDGRPRGYMRKFGISRVRFREMALAGKIPGVTKSSW; the protein is encoded by the coding sequence ATGGCTAAGGAATCAATGAAAGCACGGGAGCGGAAGCGTATTGCTACCGTAGCCCGTTACGCTGAGAAGCGCAAGGCTCTGAAAGAGGCTGGCGACTACGAAGCTCTGGACAAGCTGCCCCGCAATGCTTCACCTGTGCGTCTGCACAACCGTGATAAGATTGACGGTCGTCCTCGTGGTTACATGCGTAAGTTTGGCATTAGCCGCGTACGCTTCCGTGAGATGGCTCTCGCCGGCAAAATTCCTGGCGTAACCAAATCCAGCTGGTAG
- the rplE gene encoding 50S ribosomal protein L5, producing MARLKDKYQKEVVPALQEKFQFKSIMQVPRITKICINRGIGSAVADKKLVDNGVDELTTITGQKAVATIAKRSVSNFKLREGMPIGARVTLRGNQMYEFLDRLLTVALPRVRDFKGINDKGFDGRGNYTLGIKEQIIFPEISIDKIKSIAGMDITFVTTAENDEQSYELLRAFGMPFANAKKQNNG from the coding sequence ATGGCTCGACTAAAAGATAAATATCAAAAAGAAGTAGTACCCGCGCTCCAGGAGAAATTCCAGTTCAAGAGCATCATGCAGGTACCGCGCATAACCAAGATCTGCATCAACCGCGGCATTGGATCAGCAGTAGCTGACAAGAAGCTGGTGGACAATGGTGTTGACGAGCTGACGACCATTACTGGTCAGAAAGCCGTTGCTACTATTGCTAAACGGTCGGTATCGAACTTTAAGCTGCGTGAAGGCATGCCTATCGGGGCCCGCGTTACTCTGCGCGGCAACCAGATGTACGAATTCCTTGACCGTCTGCTGACCGTGGCTCTGCCCCGAGTTCGTGACTTCAAAGGCATTAACGATAAAGGCTTCGATGGCCGCGGTAACTACACCCTGGGCATTAAGGAGCAAATTATCTTCCCGGAAATTTCGATTGACAAAATCAAGTCGATTGCCGGTATGGATATTACCTTCGTAACGACGGCTGAGAATGATGAGCAGAGCTACGAGCTGCTGCGCGCCTTCGGAATGCCGTTCGCTAACGCCAAGAAACAGAACAATGGCTAA
- the rpsJ gene encoding 30S ribosomal protein S10: MNQKIRIKLKSYDHNLVDKSSEKIVKAVKATGAIVSGPIPLPTDKEKFTVLRSPHVNKKSREQFQLCTYKRLVDIYSTSSKTVDALMKLELPSGVDVEIKV; encoded by the coding sequence ATGAACCAGAAAATTCGCATCAAACTGAAATCCTACGACCACAACCTGGTGGACAAATCGTCGGAGAAGATTGTGAAGGCGGTAAAGGCTACGGGCGCTATCGTAAGCGGCCCCATTCCGCTGCCGACCGATAAGGAGAAGTTCACCGTACTCCGTTCGCCCCACGTGAACAAGAAGTCGCGGGAGCAATTCCAGCTCTGCACCTACAAGCGCCTCGTGGATATCTACTCGACTTCGTCGAAGACGGTAGATGCCCTGATGAAGCTGGAACTGCCCAGCGGCGTTGACGTAGAAATCAAAGTCTGA